From one Musa acuminata AAA Group cultivar baxijiao chromosome BXJ2-6, Cavendish_Baxijiao_AAA, whole genome shotgun sequence genomic stretch:
- the LOC135614792 gene encoding uncharacterized protein LOC135614792, whose amino-acid sequence MGTSAGLRSRGALFVVACCCLLSLVCSGGNPKTRSAVGDPGMKRDGLRVALEAWNFCNEVGEEAPGMGSPRLADCFDIVNKTEVVHKVADKDNRLGFGDDLPEAPPKSLKNVDLYAVQKELYLGKKCEVADDNTPWQFWMIMLKNGNLDTSAGLCPKDGNKVGPFPPESRFPCFGKGCMNQPLVFHDSTILNGTKLSGRFYGTYDLDGDIGEEVDNASYFSVSWEKELGKGGWSFHHVLKTTKSYPWLMLYLRSDATRGFSGGYHYETRGMTTIIPESPNFKMRLTLDIKRGGGSASQFYLMDMGSCWKNNGDPCDGDVTSDVTRYSEMILNPQTEKWCRADSLHECPPYHTLPNGTRIHRTDTANFPYEAYHVYCSPGNALNPEKPYRSCDPYSNPQPQEILQILPHAAWAEYGYPTKPGEGWVGDPRTWELDVGRLSQSLYFYQDPNTTAAKRKWTSLDVGTEIYKSDDAAAEWILSDFDIIVPQ is encoded by the exons ATGGGGACTTCCGCTGGGCTCCGTTCTCGCGGGGCACTCTTTGTGGTCGCCTGTTGTTGTCTTCTCTCTTTGGTATGCAGCGGAGGCAACCCAAAGACCAGATCGGCAGTGGGAGACCCTGGGATGAAAAGAGACGGACTGAGGGTGGCTTTGGAGGCCTGGAACTTCTGCAATGAGGTCGGAGAAGAAGCCCCCGGCATGGGCAGCCCCCGCCTCGCTGACTGCTTCGACATCG TAAACAAGACGGAGGTGGTGCACAAGGTAGCCGACAAGGACAACAGGCTCGGCTTCGGCGATGATCTCCCGGAAGCGCCACCGAAAAGCCTCAAGAACGTCGACCTCTATGCCGTCCAGAAGGAGCTCTACTTGGGGAAGAAGTGCGAGGTCGCTGATGACAATACGCCCTGGCAGTTTTGGATGATCATGCTCAAGAACGGGAATCTGGACACTTCCGCCGGCCTGTGCCCCAAGGACGGCAACAAGGTCGGCCCGTTTCCGCCGGAGTCGAGGTTCCCCTGCTTCGGTAAGGGGTGCATGAACCAGCCACTGGTGTTCCACGACAGTACCATCTTGAACGGCACCAAGCTTTCAGGGAGGTTCTACGGCACTTACGATCTCGATGGTGATATCGGCGAGGAAGTTGACAACGCCTCCTACTTCTCGGTGTCATGGGAGAAGGAGCTGGGGAAGGGTGGTTGGTCCTTCCACCATGTCCTCAAGACCACTAAGTCGTACCCCTGGCTCATGCTCTACCTGAGGTCCGACGCCACGAGGGGCTTCTCTGGCGGATACCACTACGAAACCAGAGGGATGACCACAATA ATCCCGGAATCGCCCAACTTCAAGATGAGGTTGACGCTGGACATCAAAAGAGGCGGAGGTTCGGCGAGCCAGTTCTACTTGATGGACATGGGCAGCTGCTGGAAGAACAACGGCGACCCCTGCGACGGGGACGTGACGAGCGACGTCACCCGGTACAGCGAGATGATACTGAATCCCCAAACCGAGAAGTGGTGCCGGGCGGACAGCCTCCATGAGTGCCCCCCTTACCACACCTTACCCAACGGGACTCGGATTCACCGGACTGACACTGCCAACTTCCCCTACGAAGCCTATCATGTGTACTGCTCCCCAGGGAACGCCCTGAATCCGGAGAAGCCCTACAGGTCCTGCGACCCTTACAGCAACCCCCAGCCGCAGGAGATCCTTCAGATCCTGCCTCATGCGGCGTGGGCGGAGTACGGGTACCCAACGAAGCCGGGCGAGGGTTGGGTTGGTGATCCCAGGACCTGGGAGCTCGATGTGGGAAGGCTGTCCCAGTCTCTCTACTTCTATCAG GACCCTAACACAACCGCAGCGAAGAGGAAGTGGACTTCGCTTGATGTTGGCACGGAGATCTACAAGAGTGATGATGCTGCCGCTGAGTGGATTCTGAGCGACTTTGACATCATTGTTCCTCAGTGA
- the LOC135613844 gene encoding mitogen-activated protein kinase kinase kinase 18-like: MEIGGWRRGRVIGRGSSATVSLATALDSGAVFAVKCAELGRSAILQREQRILSSLRSPYVVSCLGFDISSHGSTGGLYYNLFLEYAPRGSLSDEIGKQGGRLDEAAIRCYSCEILRGLVYLHSQGVVHCDVKGRNVLVGTDGHAKIADLGCARLIAQEDEEGLRGTPMFMAPEVARGEEQGPPADVWALGCTIIEMATGGPAWPGVSDPIAAIHRVAFSPDVPAFPSWLSGEGKDFLSKCLKRDPRERWTAEQLLQHEFVASSSITSPSKSDTDRRWVSPKSTLDLAFWESLPDQDEEPSQHPFCDPSARIQQLVSSSSPTWTWDDNWVAVRSTDKERGAAPSCPATESSSRDESLNSIMLNGNCVINSHSDCYSTSFAQVAELEMQQFVSCKPEVMSSKIGYVSVNYGQNVRFEISYWICSIDLYPFRFLSVNVFIPLCTSNASRILALKQS, encoded by the coding sequence ATGGAAATCGGTGGGTGGCGACGAGGCCGTGTCATCGGCCGTGGATCCTCCGCCACCGTCTCGCTCGCCACAGCTTTGGACTCCGGAGCGGTTTTCGCGGTCAAGTGCGCGGAGCTCGGTCGCTCTGCCATCCTGCAGCGGGAGCAGAGGATCCTGTCTTCCCTCCGTTCTCCTTACGTTGTATCTTGCCTCGGGTTCGACATCAGCTCACACGGGTCTACCGGCGGTCTCTACTATAATCTCTTCCTGGAGTATGCTCCGAGGGGCTCGCTGTCGGACGAGATCGGGAAGCAGGGAGGTCGGCTCGATGAGGCCGCGATTCGATGCTACAGCTGTGAGATCCTGAGAGGGTTGGTGTATCTTCACTCGCAAGGCGTCGTCCACTGCGACGTCAAAGGCCGGAACGTCCTGGTTGGGACCGACGGGCACGCCAAGATTGCCGACTTGGGGTGCGCGCGCTTGATTGCTCAGGAGGATGAAGAGGGGTTGAGGGGCACGCCCATGTTCATGGCTCCGGAGGTCGCCCGCGGAGAAGAGCAGGGTCCCCCGGCCGATGTGTGGGCGCTGGGCTGCACTATCATTGAGATGGCCACCGGTGGCCCCGCTTGGCCGGGCGTCTCCGATCCCATCGCCGCGATTCATCGAGTTGCATTCTCCCCGGACGTGCCGGCTTTTCCGAGCTGGCTCTCTGGGGAGGGAAAGGACTTCTTGAGCAAGTGCTTGAAGAGGGATCCCAGGGAGCGGTGGACGGCGGAGCAGCTCCTCCAGCATGAATTCGTGGCTTCTTCGTCCATAACTTCTCCGTCGAAGTCAGATACAGATCGCCGCTGGGTCTCCCCGAAGAGCACGCTCGACCTGGCATTCTGGGAGTCACTGCCCGACCAAGACGAGGAACCATCCCAACACCCATTCTGTGATCCGTCAGCAAGAATCCAACAGCTTGTCAGCAGCAGCAGCCCTACTTGGACATGGGACGACAACTGGGTGGCGGTCAGAAGCACCGACAAGGAACGCGGTGCCGCACCGAGTTGTCCTGCCACCGAGAGCAGCAGCAGAGACGAATCACTCAATAGCATCATGCTAAACGGTAATTGTGTAATCAATAGCCATAGTGATTGTTATAGTACAAGCTTTGCACAAGTAGCAGAGTTAGAAATGCAGCAGTTTGTGAGCTGCAAACCAGAGGTTATGTCTTCCAAAATTGGTTATGTTTCAGTAAACTATGGGCAGAATGTCCGATTCGAGATTTCCTATTGGATCTGTTCAATCGATCTTTATCCTTTTCGCTTTCTCTCTGTTAACGTCTTCATTCCTCTCTGCACATCGAATGCATCAAGAATCCTGGCTCTTAAACAGAGCTAG
- the LOC103988386 gene encoding zingipain-1-like encodes MASAFKIAALFFLLYGSLRWSAVSGTSPTDMFEQWIAQHGRTYANESEKSYRLGVFTRNLDFVNAFRQAGNRSYTVGLNRFADLTKEEFLAAYTTTGLRSSAGSYPGLHPFRYANVIAPSSIDWRNKDAVTPVKDQYSCGSCWAFSAVASIEGINKIVRGSLISLSEQQLFACDHNDDGCLGGLHYQAFSYVFSNGGITTEENYPYEPNRVACDAPKQSDHAVSITGYEIVPTNNEKLLMNAVANQPVSVSIDSHEFQFYTGGIFDGPCGTNLNHEVTLVGYGTDKNGAAYWIAKNSWGTLWGDDGYILLKKDVAEKEGLCGLAIRASYPII; translated from the exons ATGGCTTCCGCGTTCAAGATTGCAGCGCTTTTCTTCCTTCTCTATGGCTCGTTGCGTTGGTCAGCGGTCTCCGGCACCAGTCCGACCGACATGTTCGAGCAGTGGATAGCTCAGCATGGGCGAACGTACGcgaacgaatccgagaagtcaTATCGCCTTGGGGTGTTCACCAGGAACCTGGACTTCGTGAACGCCTTCCGCCAAGCCGGGAACCGCAGCTACACCGTCGGCCTCAACCGCTTCGCAGACCTCACCAAGGAAGAATTCCTTGCTGCCTACACCACCACAGGACTGAGGTCATCAGCCGGCTCTTATCCTGGATTGCACCCTTTCCGATACGCGAATGTGATTGCTCCCAGTAGCATCGATTGGCGGAATAAGGACGCAGTGACCCCTGTCAAGGACCAATATTCGTGCG GATCTTGCTGGGCATTCTCTGCAGTAGCATCGATAGAAGGCATCAACAAGATCGTGAGGGGGAGCCTGATATCTTTGTCGGAGCAACAACTGTTTGCTTGTGACCACAACGATGATGGATGTCTCGGAGGTCTGCATTACCAAGCATTCTCCTACGTCTTCTCCAATGGAGGCATCACGACGGAAGAGAACTACCCGTACGAACCTAATCGGGTCGCCTGCGACGCACCCAAGCAATCGGACCATGCCGTCTCCATAACCGGCTACGAGATTGTTCCCACGAACAACGAGAAGTTACTCATGAACGCAGTGGCCAACCAGCCAGTTTCCGTCTCCATTGACTCCCACGAGTTCCAGTTCTACACAGGTGGCATCTTCGACGGGCCTTGTGGGACCAACCTCAATCATGAAGTCACTCTCGTGGGTTATGGAACAGATAAGAATGGGGCTGCGTATTGGATAGCTAAGAATTCATGGGGCACGTTGTGGGGTGATGACGGCTACATTCTTCTCAAGAAGGACGTCGCTGAAAAGGAAGGACTGTGTGGTCTTGCCATTAGGGCTTCTTATCCCATCATCTAA
- the LOC135613847 gene encoding zingipain-1-like, with the protein MASALKIAALFFLLCGSWRWSAVSGTSPMTAVDMFEQWIAQYGRTYANESEKSYRLGVFTRNLDYVNAFRQAGNRSYTVGLNGFADLTDEEFLATYTSTGLSPSDGSYPGLMPFQYANVTAPSSIDWRNEGAVTPVKNQAQCGSCWAFSAIASIEGINKIVKGSLISLSEQQVFACDHYDAGCSGGLHYRAFSYVVSSGGITTEANYPYQPHQVACNSTKQSDHAVSITGYAMVPTNNETLLMNAVANQPVSVSVDAHTFRFYKGGIFDGPCGTNLDHDVTFVGYGTDENGVAYWIAKNSWGAWWGDHGYIRFKKDVAEQEGQCGLTLRASYPII; encoded by the exons ATGGCTTCCGCGTTGAAGATTGCAGCGCTTTTCTTCCTTCTCTGTGGCTCGTGGCGTTGGTCAGCGGTCTCCGGCACCAGTCCAATGACTGCCGTCGACATGTTCGAGCAGTGGATAGCTCAGTACGGGCGAACTTACGcgaacgaatccgagaagtcaTATCGCCTTGGGGTGTTCACCAGGAACCTGGACTACGTGAACGCGTTCCGCCAAGCCGGGAACCGCAGCTACACCGTCGGCCTCAACGGCTTCGCAGACCTCACCGACGAAGAATTCCTTGCCACCTACACCAGCACCGGACTGAGTCCATCAGACGGCTCTTATCCTGGATTGATGCCTTTCCAGTACGCGAATGTGACTGCTCCCAGTAGCATCGATTGGCGGAACGAGGGAGCAGTGACCCCTGTCAAGAACCAAGCTCAGTGCG GATCTTGTTGGGCATTCTCTGCAATAGCATCGATAGAAGGCATCAACAAGATCGTGAAGGGGAGCCTGATATCTTTGTCGGAGCAACAAGTGTTTGCCTGTGACCACTACGATGCTGGATGTAGCGGCGGTCTGCATTACCGAGCATTCTCCTACGTCGTCTCCAGTGGAGGCATCACGACGGAAGCGAATTATCCGTACCAACCGCATCAGGTCGCCTGCAACTCCACCAAGCAATCGGACCATGCCGTCTCCATAACCGGCTACGCGATGGTTCCGACGAACAACGAGACGTTACTCATGAACGCAGTGGCTAACCAGCCAGTTTCCGTCTCCGTTGACGCCCACACGTTCCGGTTCTACAAAGGTGGCATCTTCGACGGGCCTTGTGGGACCAACCTCGATCATGATGTCACTTTCGTGGGTTATGGAACAGACGAGAATGGGGTTGCGTATTGGATAGCTAAGAATTCATGGGGCGCCTGGTGGGGTGATCACGGCTACATTCGTTTCAAGAAGGACGTCGCTGAACAGGAAGGACAGTGTGGTCTTACCTTGAGGGCTTCTTATCCCATCATCTAA
- the LOC135613848 gene encoding zingipain-1-like, translating to MDCALKIGALLFLVYGWWSWRTTLGSTPVDMFEQWITQHGRAYEDKAEKLYRLGVFTRNMEHVNAFLQAGGRSYTIGLNRFADLTKEEFLATYATGRMRPSDASYPGLQPFRYVNMTAPSSIDWRNKGAVTPVKDQATCGSCWAFSAVASMESINKIAKGSLVPLSEQQLLACDDNDNGCSGGLHYHGFSYVVSNGGITTEANYPYHPNVSTCNSTKQSDHAVSITGYGIVPTNDEKLLMNAVANQPVSVSIDASEFQFYAGGIFDGPCDTYLNHEAALVGYGTDENGTAYWIAKNSWGTSWGDHGYILLKKDVAQKEGLCGLAIRASYPII from the exons ATGGATTGTGCACTCAAGATTGGAGCGCTGTTATTCCTCGTCTATGGCTGGTGGAGTTGGCGGACGACCTTAGGCAGCACTCCCGTCGACATGTTCGAGCAGTGGATAACTCAGCACGGGCGAGCGTACGAGGACAAAGCCGAAAAGTTATATCGCCTTGGTGTGTTCACCAGGAACATGGAGCACGTGAACGCCTTCCTCCAAGCCGGGGGACGCAGCTACACCATCGGCCTTAACCGCTTCGCGGACCTCACAAAGGAAGAATTCCTTGCTACCTACGCCACCGGACGCATGAGGCCATCAGACGCCTCATATCCAGGGTTGCAGCCTTTCCGGTACGTGAATATGACTGCTCCCAGTAGCATCGATTGGCGGAATAAGGGAGCGGTGACCCCTGTCAAGGACCAAGCAACGTGCG GATCTTGTTGGGCATTCTCTGCTGTAGCATCGATGGAAAGCATCAACAAGATCGCGAAGGGGAGCCTCGTACCTTTGTCGGAGCAACAACTGCTCGCCTGTGACGACAACGATAATGGATGTAGCGGAGGTCTGCATTACCATGGATTCTCATACGTCGTCTCCAATGGAGGCATCACGACGGAAGCGAACTATCCGTACCACCCGAATGTGTCCACCTGCAACTCCACCAAGCAATCGGACCATGCCGTCTCCATAACCGGCTACGGGATCGTTCCCACGAACGACGAGAAGTTACTCATGAATGCAGTGGCCAACCAGCCAGTCTCCGTCTCCATCGATGCCAGCGAGTTCCAGTTCTACGCAGGTGGGATCTTCGACGGGCCTTGTGATACGTACCTGAATCATGAAGCCGCTCTCGTGGGCTACGGAACAGATGAGAATGGGACTGCGTATTGGATAGCTAAGAATTCATGGGGCACGTCGTGGGGTGATCACGGCTACATTCTGCTCAAGAAGGACGTTGCTCAAAAGGAAGGACTGTGTGGTCTTGCCATCCGCGCTTCTTATCCCATCATCTAA